One window of candidate division KSB1 bacterium genomic DNA carries:
- a CDS encoding peptidylprolyl isomerase produces the protein MKFIINGEEISEKVFAAELKNQRRIHPNASPEQLSALTKETIIDWTIIRQEAQKSEITVPPALVENELSRLIEEAGGENRFLQRHGLKKDELAQVRKEIEINFCVRQFLSQLTAGLPEPTEEEIAAYYRRHGEEFTEPPWVHAAQILMRPNPARPQVAFREMVELRKRLLKGESFAALADEYSSCEEPGGDLGRIVPGQMVPEFDAVVFSMEVGEISPVFLTSFGYHLVTVLERGEARLKSLAEVRNEIIDRIKTECGDEFIASWVDQKKKTARISFEA, from the coding sequence ATGAAATTCATTATTAACGGTGAAGAGATTTCGGAAAAGGTTTTTGCTGCAGAACTGAAAAACCAGCGCCGTATCCATCCAAATGCTTCTCCCGAGCAACTCTCCGCATTAACGAAAGAGACGATCATCGACTGGACCATCATTCGACAGGAAGCACAAAAGAGCGAAATAACCGTACCGCCTGCACTTGTGGAAAACGAGCTGAGCCGTTTGATTGAAGAGGCGGGCGGCGAAAACCGTTTTCTGCAGCGGCATGGATTGAAAAAGGATGAGCTGGCTCAAGTTCGAAAGGAGATCGAGATCAATTTTTGCGTGCGGCAATTCCTCTCGCAGCTGACGGCGGGTCTGCCTGAACCGACCGAGGAGGAGATCGCCGCTTACTATCGCAGGCATGGTGAGGAATTTACCGAGCCTCCCTGGGTGCATGCGGCGCAAATTTTAATGCGCCCGAATCCGGCGCGGCCTCAAGTTGCCTTTCGGGAAATGGTTGAGCTGCGTAAAAGACTGCTGAAGGGCGAATCTTTTGCCGCTCTGGCGGACGAATATTCTTCCTGCGAGGAACCGGGCGGAGATTTGGGGCGCATAGTGCCAGGCCAAATGGTGCCTGAGTTCGATGCGGTAGTTTTTTCGATGGAAGTAGGAGAAATCTCGCCGGTTTTTCTTACTTCGTTCGGCTACCATCTGGTGACGGTACTGGAGCGCGGCGAGGCGCGGCTCAAATCTTTGGCGGAAGTGCGGAATGAAATCATTGACCGCATTAAAACCGAATGCGGCGACGAGTTCATTGCCTCATGGGTCGATCAAAAAAAGAAAACCGCGCGCATTAGTTTTGAAGCGTAG
- a CDS encoding DUF523 and DUF1722 domain-containing protein, which produces MSEKIKLGISTCLLGEKVRYDGDHKRDRYLVEVVGPFVQWVPVCPEVECGLPIPRESMRLVGSVQEPRLVTHRSHIDHTERMLQWTQKRLDLLEKERICGFIFKSKSPSSGMRDIKVYNEAGMPIGKTAGLFAAALMRRFPNLPVEDEGRLNDAAIRENFLERVFVVHRWYKFLDTNPSRQGLVEFHTDHKLLIMAHSEKHLRELGKLAASPQNLAQDELFRIYFEKLMQALKLHATVKKNVNVLQHILGYFKKQLDSEEKQQILRVIEEYHRGLIPLIVPITLLTFLVRKYKEPYLARQHYLSPNPAELMLRNHV; this is translated from the coding sequence ATGAGCGAAAAAATCAAGCTGGGAATCAGCACCTGTTTGTTGGGTGAAAAGGTTCGCTACGACGGCGATCATAAACGGGATCGATATCTTGTCGAGGTGGTCGGTCCTTTTGTGCAGTGGGTGCCTGTTTGCCCCGAGGTCGAATGCGGCCTGCCGATACCGCGCGAATCGATGCGACTGGTCGGCAGCGTACAGGAACCGCGCCTGGTGACCCATCGTTCCCATATCGATCACACAGAACGAATGCTGCAATGGACGCAAAAGCGCCTCGATCTTTTGGAAAAAGAGCGCATCTGCGGATTCATTTTTAAATCCAAATCGCCAAGTTCCGGCATGCGCGACATTAAAGTCTATAACGAAGCCGGTATGCCGATCGGCAAAACAGCGGGATTGTTCGCCGCCGCGCTCATGCGCCGTTTTCCGAACCTGCCGGTTGAAGACGAAGGCCGTCTAAATGACGCCGCGATTAGGGAAAACTTTCTCGAGCGCGTCTTTGTCGTGCACCGTTGGTACAAATTCTTGGATACCAATCCCTCGCGCCAAGGGCTGGTAGAGTTCCATACGGATCACAAATTGCTTATTATGGCGCACAGCGAAAAGCATCTGCGCGAACTCGGAAAATTGGCGGCATCGCCGCAAAACTTGGCGCAAGATGAGCTCTTTCGAATCTATTTCGAAAAACTAATGCAGGCGCTCAAACTGCACGCCACCGTCAAGAAAAATGTCAACGTGCTTCAGCACATTCTCGGTTATTTCAAAAAACAACTCGACAGCGAAGAAAAACAGCAGATTTTGAGAGTGATCGAGGAATATCACCGCGGCCTCATTCCGCTGATCGTGCCGATCACCCTGCTGACTTTTTTGGTACGCAAATATAAGGAACCTTACCTTGCGCGTCAACACTATCTTTCCCCCAATCCGGCCGAGTTGATGCTGCGCAATCATGTCTGA
- a CDS encoding LEA type 2 family protein, which produces MKKKIVVFAGFLSLIIGCAQMRQLVVPPSVKVETVSLRDVSFEDVKLDFSLLVQNPNSFGASLEGYRFSFAILDHEILNGEEAQRLDLGPRSVGTLTIPVTVNFKQLYKLFSETASLDSLAFALRGEFRPAGLLSGFSIPFQYSGRLPNIRVPEIRLSGLTVDRFSFTGVDLKIGLLLKNPNAFPFEIGKLNYDIALAGNAVAKGAVEKLVSAPAKQTAEFQLPLSINFAGAGSGLRSLRSLLQGDEISCSLDGNIELGTPWGSIPLPLRADQTVSIIK; this is translated from the coding sequence ATGAAAAAGAAAATCGTTGTCTTTGCAGGATTCCTCAGCCTGATCATCGGCTGCGCGCAGATGAGGCAGCTGGTGGTTCCTCCGTCGGTAAAAGTAGAAACGGTTTCTCTTCGCGATGTCTCTTTTGAGGATGTTAAATTGGATTTCTCGCTGCTGGTACAGAATCCCAATTCCTTCGGGGCATCCTTGGAAGGCTATCGATTCAGTTTTGCAATACTCGATCATGAAATCCTGAATGGGGAAGAGGCCCAACGCCTGGATCTTGGTCCTCGATCCGTCGGTACGTTGACGATTCCGGTCACGGTGAATTTCAAACAGCTTTACAAGCTGTTTTCCGAAACCGCCTCTTTAGATTCTCTTGCTTTTGCTCTGCGGGGAGAATTTCGACCGGCAGGCCTGCTTTCCGGGTTTTCCATACCCTTTCAGTACAGTGGCCGTCTTCCGAATATTCGTGTTCCGGAGATTCGCCTAAGCGGTCTCACCGTCGATCGATTCTCGTTTACGGGTGTGGATCTCAAAATCGGATTATTACTCAAAAACCCGAATGCTTTCCCCTTCGAAATCGGCAAATTGAACTATGACATTGCTTTGGCCGGAAATGCGGTCGCAAAGGGAGCGGTGGAAAAGCTTGTGTCGGCGCCTGCCAAACAGACCGCTGAATTTCAACTGCCGCTGTCCATCAATTTTGCCGGTGCGGGCAGCGGTTTGCGCTCGCTGCGCTCGCTGCTCCAAGGGGATGAAATATCCTGCTCCCTTGACGGCAACATTGAACTGGGGACGCCTTGGGGCAGCATACCTTTACCGCTTCGGGCCGATCAAACCGTGTCGATTATTAAATAG